The Spodoptera frugiperda isolate SF20-4 chromosome 2, AGI-APGP_CSIRO_Sfru_2.0, whole genome shotgun sequence genome includes the window GCGTTGTTGGCAGTAATGTACTGAACGGAGTAATTCTGAGCAATAAGATTAAGAATATTTCATTCTGATGATAGAAACTCGGACACTACTGTACCGGGTTTATTTTATCTAACAATAGATAAtctaacatacacataaacatgCATTCTCCTTTCCCTTCTAAACCCCGATCTTCTATCCTCTTCCACCACCAGGTGCCGAGTGACACCACACTGCTCCGCTTCCTGCGCGCCCGCGACTTCAACGTGGAGAAGGCACGAGAGATGCTCTCCCAGTCGCTGCTCTGGCGGAAGAAGCACCAGGTCGACCGCATCCTCTCGGAGTACGAGACCCCTGACGTTGTGAAGCAGTACTTCCCTGGCGGCTGGCATCATCATGACAAGGGTAAGAGGAAAATGAAGTAAAGTTTTGAGGTCCCTAGAGAAATAGTTATTAGGTCATTTATTATCTGGTTAAATTGACAAAAAGGGGACGGGTTCTGGCTGACGATGATGTCACTAAAAATAGGTCTAGTATAGGTTACTAATCAGGCCATCAATCAGGCATTAGACCTTCGAAAAGCTACAATTCAAGTGATGGTCAATGTGTGATTATGTGTTTCAGACGGACGTCCGCTGTACATTCTGAGACTGGGTCAGATGGACGTGAAGGGACTGCTCAAGTCCATCGGAGAAGACGGCCTCTTGAAGCTGGTGAGATACCGACTTTCTTGTAGAACTACTAAACGATCATAATCAATGAGATACCTACAGAACAGTAATACACTGTGAATATGGGTTTAAACCCTGGTAGAAGACTTTTACTTCACTAGAGAACAATTTTAAGATCATTGTATTTAACTTTCCAGACACTTCACGTATGCGAGGAAGGTCTGAAGCTTCTGGAAGAGGCGACGAACGCGAGCGAGCGCGCGGTGCAGTCGTGGTGCCTGCTGGTGGACCTGGACGGGCTGAACATGCGCCACCTGTGGCGGCCCGGCGTGCGCGCGCTGCTGCGCATCATCACCATCGTCGAGGCCAACTACCCCGAGACCATGGGCCGCGTGCTCATCGTGCGCGCGCCCAGGGTCTTCCCTATTCTGTGGACTATTGTCAGCACGTTTATTGGTGAGATTTTTACCAATCATGCTTCATGGTGTTGTGGTCTACATATTTAGTAAATTACCATAACTGTTTTGTCAATATGAAACATTACTCCATACTATTTTCTCCAATGATAAGGAtgcattattaatattgattacAATCAGATGATATAGACCGTTATTTCAACGCGTCTTGATGGAAGTGCCTCACTATCAAAGAAATGAGATTGATGATCATCATGACAAAAAGGAAAAAGAACTATCCTTATATTTCTATCTCTCTCTACttctctaaaatatttattacttgctGCATAGATGCGTAATATGTATCAAAAAacttatagttttaattattcatttcagACGAGAATACTCACAGTAAGTTCTTGTGTACTGGAAATGATCTAAGCTTTTTGtcttaatgaaaaaatatttataattataatcgtTGGTTGCAGACGAGAACACCCGCAGCAAATTCTTGTTCTATGGCGGCAAGGACTACCTGCAGCCGGGCGGGCTGCTCGACTACATTCCCAAGGAGCTCATCCCTGACTTCCTGGGGGGACCCTGCAAGGTGAGCTAACATCACACCACTAGCCATTCACAATTACCTATATCAATATTATTGGTGATGCGGATATTTGGAAGAATGTCTGCAGTAACGATGAACATCTTTTCAGATGATTTTTCTTCTACCGATCTTCCTATTCAGTGGCAATTAAAAATAGTCTAGATATCCGACTAACTACTTATGTAACCTTTGGATTTCTaaggataataattaattaaatattcccACATCACCCAAATACTCCCCAAATTATTGCGTAGCAACTTACTACCTAAATCTGTATTGAATATAGCAATATCTTCTGGGACAACTGTGAACCCGCTACAGTTATGATATTATTACTAGAACAAGGCAGAACAAGTACTCGTATATTAcgacataattttaattgtatattatttgcTTCCCGCTGCAGTCGGACATAGTAAACGCAGCGCTAAACGTGCCGCACCAGTATTTCGACTCAGTACGCGATAAGTACCGCGCCCGGCCTCCGGTATCCGAGGGACAACACTTactataaaacatttcaatcatTAGGACATGTTGCTAGGATATTACTTTAGCTAGATACatcaaataaaacatactttttgtagtatttaacTTCATTTACCGTTTCCCATTAACATTATCTTtagtattttacattaaaacatgAGCTGTTCCAACAGTGATATCGAAACatgatttgtaaataaaatatgttttataaggGATAGGTACATACATCTCAAAAATTACCTTGCAGAACGTATAAATAAACTCTATTATAACAAATATCTAACTACATACGTAACTATAAATCTCATCATCACTTTACCCTCCTGCCCCCATACCCCGGATGCCGAGGCCAGGTGTCTCAGTCAGTGTATAACCATGGTGCTAGTCCGCCGTCACTCGGCCCTCTGTGTCCACCCACACTCCACGCGGCACCACCATCAGCTCAGTTGGTCGTCAGTACACGCTCTGTTGTCATTGTAATGTCTAATGTCTCGTATATTAACAATATGCTACTCTATGTATAAGGTAGTTAATTTCAAAATTGGTAAACGTGGTAAGATATTATCTCTGGGGCGGTATCcagtaccattagtatgagaatggtttaaagtaatcgagatGAGAGcgtgttcagcgctctgattggttgatttattcgagccggtcaatcagagcgccgaacacgctctcatttcgtttattctaaacgtaaagcaaactcatactaaggtcaCTGGTATTATTTTACTGTGATTATAACAATGTTGTTGCACGTTAATGAATATGTGGTAATGTAAGCAACTTGTTATGTTTGAAATTTGCATTTTAACGCAATTTATTGAGGCATAGTTCTCTTCCTTACGAgattaataacaaataactgagttctaagaaatatttttttgtttaaaatccaACATCAAAATCGACTCTCCTTATTGATATTCGAAAGCTAATAGTAAACTTCATAGGACTCTCAAACTTGTACCTGTCTTCATTAGGTGTATATTAGCTCACCCACTTTGTGGAGTCAGCTTGTTACACGGATAAGTCTGTCACTCCATGTGAACCACGTATATGTATCACCTAGCGTCACCAGGCTAGACTCACTACAATACATTATGTAAGACTGTTCAGTAGCAACAtaggaatagggatgatgactgaacaaaatattttcttaaatataaaaaaaaaatgtgatttgacGTCACCCCTCggtacattttgtaaaatgtacctTGCAAGCAAATCTCAACTTtattaaagtaaagaaaataaagcatttatttatgtactctGCCTATGTTATAGCTTGCatacaaatgtatttttgtatatcTCACAGAATACGAGTTGAATACTTTCCTCAAATTGAGTTTAGAGGAAAAAGTGCAGCACACACACACTTGTGTGTCATATTTCTAATATGTCTATGGCAGTCATCATCCCTTCATTAAACTTCTGTTACTACTGTCAGTCTAAAAGACATTCCCCCTTTCTAGCTAGTCATATAACCTGGATTTGTGTCCTCAGAGCTTCGTGCACGAGGGAGGGCTGGTGCCGAAGAGTTTGTACGTGAGCGGCGCCTTCACGGAGCGGGAGGGAGATCCCCTCAGTGAGGACAGCATCTACCGGTCCGTTAGCTTGGGGAAAGGACAGGTATGTGGAACTGTTATTAcaggtttttattttctttattggtCGTATACTCACATTGCAGTAATGCAAGTATAATCTACATGTATACTAAAACTTGTCCTATTAAACGTTCCAACAGAAATACTTCTACGGTTTGTATGTTACATTAAAAGCAAccttactatttatatttacagtCCCTTTTTTAAGatgtgtaggtatgtttaaactaattttaagCGATAATATGACTGGGTTTACAGCAGCTTAAACAAGAATCCagataattaaacaattttatcgGAATGTGAAGCTTATTTGTACTTTCCTGCCTGTAGGTCCATGAAGTAATAGTACCAAACCGCGACCCGCAAAGCGTGCTGACGTGGGACTTCGACGTGCTGCGCCACGACATCGCCTTCACCGTCTACCGCAGCGACCACGAGCTCTCCCACCCACCCGCCGATACTACAGGTAGGGGGTACAGACTGGTCTTTTAGGTCTTGGAAGAATAATTAGATATTTAGGTTGTGGAGCGAATAAAGTGGTTATTTCTGATGGACAACTTGAACTTATACTattgtacataaaaatactaGGTAGCTTCGGATGCTCCTTTCTAATTGAAAAGAGGCGCTGTGTGATTTAAGAAAGTTTCAATGCTAGTAATTTACTATTAACAAGAGTTACAGCGGATAATACAGTTTCGGTTACTGGTTCATCCAAAATATTGATAtctagttttatatgtatattttattaattcgtcAAAGTTTAACAATTTCAGACTGTGttgtatgtacttacataatatgtttttacatttaaaagtcACAATTTTTTCTCATCGCACGTACAAATATCATTCGATCACatgttttcaaacaatttatttcaccTTCAACTTTCAAAATTGTTTTCAAAtactttatcattttatttttgatttatttttctttgtttttgctTGTTATGATTTCGTTTATGTTGCCCATAACACCAGCTATTGATTACAGCGCTGTGTGTAGGTGGAGGGGACGAGGCCAAGTCCGTGCTCGACCAGAAGGGGTGGCGCGAGGGGGAACACTTCCACAGGGTGGAGCCTACACTCGTCTGCCATGATGGGGAGAGCATACAGGTAGGGAGAATAAAAGACGtggtaacatttattttgatgcAGATATTGGTCTCCATAAGTGGCGTGAGTGAAAAATATGCGAGACATTTTAAGCTAAAAGAGTGTCTAGTCAACCATCACCCTAGTTCATATGTAGTATTCTACGTACCTAAAACAGGGTACTTGATTTCTTGATTTTCAGGATACTGACAGATAATACAATTtgggattaattaaaataaatactttgactttaaccATTGGGTGACACGAAAATGGGTGAATCTGATAAAATAACCTCAAGGGTATGGTATGAAACGTTCCTGAAAgcatattgtttatttctgtatttatttctaGACTATCTTTGAATGTAAGTAATGTGTGTATGAGCTTATTATAAGACCTGATAATGTATCGTGGCAGGGCTCGCACGTGATGCTGGAGTGCGGGTGGTACGTGCTGCAGTGGCGCTGCGACGTGCTGGACTGCACGCACCGCGCCGCGCAGCTCATGTACTTCCACGAGACGCTCACCTCGCACCACTACAAGTATGCACTCTATTCTTTGTGTACCAGAGTTTATAATTCATTGGGGATTTATAGGATATCATCCAAAGTCTTTTTATAATGGTTTCTGAACTTTGCTGTCTTAAAATAAAGTCGATAATCTTTTGAACCAGTTTAGAGACTAGTGCTGGCATCTTTGCAGTGTCTATAAGGCAAAGAGGATTTAAAAACTTAGAGATATTGTTGCCAAATTGTTATTTGTGATAACGTTTATAGAGTATTGATCAAAATGAGTTTTTAGATTTGCAGGGGCTTTAAATAAGGCTCAATACGTTATCTTAATCAATTTAATCCAATCATTTGACCTTCAATGACTTCATACTGTGTGCATTAGATGTACGGCCATACTCTCAACATATCTATTACCCACAATAATACCACTTTACCTTACTTGCCATTAATTACCTACCAAATTGTCATACAAAACATTTGGTCCAGGGGTTCGATGTCCAGCCTGCAGTCGGGCACGAGCGGGTTCTCGTGCCTCAGCGGCAAGTCGGTGAGCAGCAGCTGTCCGTCCCGGTGATGCGAGCTTCCATTCCCGGGCGTGGCCCCCCCCGCCCCCCCCGCCCCCCCACTCACCTGAGCGGCCAGACATGGAATACCTGGCGAAAACTACTCAAAAAGTGGCGAACTATAAACATTGCAGGTGACTTCGGAACTAGATGTTAGGCTAGCTACATGTTACATTATATTTAGTTCAAATAGTAATTATTCGTATAATTATAGCTGTCGGATTTGATATAGTTACGTGAATTCTTAGTTCATAAAAACGAGAGTAAtacaattgaataaataaaatacgattGAAGTgaattagtaaatattttattgtaagacAAATGCGTAACTCGCAGGCTTGTTGTGTCCTGTTTATTGTTGACGATACTTCATGCGCAGGAGTTGATTGAGTGGCTCTTGTGCTTTATGTCACGGCTTCGATTCCCACGTGGAGCGTGGAATTATTTTTGATCTGTTGGCGCGTTTGTGTGGCGGATAAATGAcgtatgaaataataataataatactattgcACATTGCagtgtttttaaataatgacaAGATCTCGTACATAGATGACTTTACATAGCAACATGTACAGACGGAGCGATTTCTCGAAAATACGAATATAAAGTTGTGATAtcgttttaatttagaaataattattaattttgcttATTATGAAATAGTGTTGGAAAACTATTGTGTAGTGGAAAATACAGTAACAATATAATACTTGGATTTTAGCTACATATGAATCGCTCCGTCTGCGTGTAACAAATCTAACTCTTATATAATATACTTCATTATCGTAGccataaaaaattacttaaacttaaCCGCCAAACAGATTTCGATCTTACACTATTGTGAATAGAGtctatttttcaataaatagctaaatatgtgaataaaatgttgtatgtatatttaatcgGTCGTAAGTAACGCATGTTTATGTACTAACAGTATATAAGTACTCAGTTGTTATGTGGAATTGAACGAAATGTAATActtagaaaatgtaaataacacaTTCATTCGAAATACATCTTTATAACTTGTGgtttaaagttcaatttcgaATGTGAATATAGACAGTAGTCGTCAAAATTCTTTGACTACTACAAAATAAAGATCACTTTCATTCTAAAAGCATCTTTATTACTAccgttttaaagtttaatatcgAATGACATATGTCTTCTTTTCATTCACAATGTCTTTAGTATATAGTCTAAGAGCTCTACATACATAAGCATGCGTCATCTATACATTAGTAACAGAAATGTgctaaactaataatatattatatttatagccAAATTATATGCTcagagttataataatatataatatataagataAAACTAAAGATTGGGTACAAAATTGTGTAAGGAAAGTAACGCTTAGTCCAGGAGCCGGAGATAAAGTGTCAAATATTATCATAggactataaaatatatttatttgattccATTCCTTTATAGctggtataaaattaaataaaatagacaaaaatgtatttttatacagaTCTTGTTCAAAATGTTGTTGTTGAAGTATTAAAGCGTGAGCTCCTGGTCTAAGCTAGCATTTGTCTCATTTAGCGATATTAATAGATGTAAACTATTttgacaaattatattaaaacatttaaaagaacAACAATACTTACTCCTTTGTGGTTTTAACGGGATGTAAGCTCAGCTTGGTTGGCCCCACCAAGAGTTCTCGGGTTTGAGTCCCAGGTTAAGCTTATATCGCTAAATGGGACACGGTGTATATTTACGTGATGCGTAAGGATTGTAACTCAATATTTGAGAATGTTCCGTATTTGTAGCAGAAAGCACATATTTTCCGTACAttgttattgtatgtataatatataaatgtaatatataaAGCTATACATATATTTCACATACATCTCACTTGTATGAAAAATCTATAAAGAAaaaacacctctgcctaccccattaCGGGTAAGGGCGtagtaaataaagtgttttaAAATCAAACACGTCCCATTAGcggtcattaaaaaaaaatcttgagtGTTATAGACAAGCGAAATTCAACCTTTCGTGTATGTAGATAGGGTGTAGATTAGTATAATACCTGTAAGTATGTTATGTAGCTGAAATGCGTTCTAGGGAATTGATAACGGACTTATCATTATGCTGACAACATTCAGTAGTTTagacaattattaataattaattattgattattaattattcactTATTTCCAATATAATTGACTTGTTCATGTGCAGCatgacataatatgtatataactggGTTTGCTACTCGAACGAGGAAATATTATTGAGCTTTCCCTGCAAAAAAAACTGGAATTGCACCCCATTGGACGATAAAATACTCGTACCAtggattttattgttaattatccaaataattaaagtatatGAATTTCTTTGTTTATCCTGAATTTGTGACCCCTCGAGGAATATCagttaattatacataattgtgACATATTATTCGGAACTCacatataaaactataaaacgtGGCTCCTACAATGGAAATGACTATCAGGGGTCTAAAGGCTTGCCACTATTCAACGGTTTACATTAACCCGTTGTATGTCGGCATTCAGAACTACGCGAGACGCAATCTGTTTTATATTGTGTCTCAAAGACCGACAGACaagagtttaaacaataaaacaatcttacatacaaataaataaagctttctGCCCATTTCTCacatatttcatacaaacaaactatttaaaacaagtacacagtaataaaatacgacatctacataaaaatacttatcaaACGACCCCCACAACGCATAACGAACCTTACGCCGTTGATACACAGTTCATATTGAATTAACAACAAGTAATTATCGTTGAAATCAATTATTTTCCAATTAATGTTAGGAGAATTGGTATCTGATTGCGGTGGCGGCCGGTAGATGGCGTTGTTATATAATCGAGGTTACAGTAGCTAGtactatgtaattaaaatactagGTTTTAACGACCTTCCTAGGTCTTGGAAGTGTTGGACATAGAAATGAATAATTTTTGGAAAGATGATATGTATTTTACATAGAAATTGACGCCATTCGTGAGTTAAATCTTTATGAAAACCgttatttttgtgtgtttgaaagatattatgtaatttacttTAGCTGAGCTCTAAAgcaaatattgtttagttaaatTCTTGAGCATTAAAAGCAGTATGTTTactataataattcattttgtgaCTTCTAGACAAATTGCTTGgctaatttacataaaatgtacTACACATACATTATTTAATGTATTGATTACAATCATTTGACAAACAcgttaaatgttattttaactaTGAAATTGTGTAATTGACATTGGAATGGAAACACATTAGTGAATATTACATAAAGATATTGTACCTCTttctttgaagtcggttaaatataaatgttaattgttatagttaattattgttttcttaattattatgtcatgtaTAATAATAGAAATCTTTAGTTAGTATAATGAAAAAGTTTACGACAGATTCAGCCAACTTTAAACCTTATGACAATATCATAGACGTCAAATTTCAATGGCACActgaataatacaaaaatattctatcTACCTATAGTATATACAAATccatattacttataataaataaatagtaaagaaaactttatttttataactgacGCAAACAAAAATGAGCTTTAATACAATGTAAATACGATGCATATCCGCTTCAGCTAGATATTTTTGTggaattgaaaacaaaatgcagtttattttgatacataatgtaaataatactaGTGTTGCACACTGGCTTTTCTCGATCATAGTTTAGTACTCTATAAGTTTCTTAATGAACCCTATATATCAGTGTAAATCGCATTATAATTCGTCACGCAGTTCAGTGATAtgcaacaaacaaactcacatacacaaatttattttaatgctatACTGAGATTGTGTACAGggatcatttaattttgtatttatttttattattgcaatttatATGCACAACAATAGATGATCtgatttttcttacttttactCTTTTTTGCtaagtaatttttgtttgtaatgtctTGTCTGCTAAATGTTAGTACAttagtgttatattttttaattaaatcaatgttATTTGTAACTTCAACCAGGGCCTGGTAGTCTcgacatacattatgtataacGACAGAAATCGGTTACTAAGTCAGAAATTCCAtcattcgattttcaactttatttcaaaactgtAAGGTTAAAAGTAGCTTGAGGGAATTTAAGACTTAGCGATTGAAATTTGTCGTTATGTAAGTCGGGACTATCGCCCTAGTTATGAACAAAATGAGTGAActataattaatagaaaaatcattaaatcattacctaattgactaCTAATTAGTTGTGTGACATCTTATCGAAATATTTTAGTCTAATATTTGTAGTAAATAACgattatttcttaatttctaAATAATCGAATTCTGTAGTGTTGTGAAtgaacaatttagttttttagtttgtaagttacaaaatgttaatgaaaataataattacaataagcgCGAAGATCCTATCgaggtgttatttatttaagaatgtCACTTTAAGAACAATAAAGTTTAACGTTAGTAgaatttattgaattattgaaataaaaaccttGCAAAAGTTATAATGtcgttttattatacagaatACAATATATGACGCGTGTGGTTATATTTCTTTTACTCTAGAGGAAAAAGTGGTGCAATGCAATGCAATTTTTTGGGAACAGCCATTGAAAAATATGGGTTTGGCTTTGGTTTATACTTTAACCATATTTCTAGATTTGTCTTAAATCTAGAAGTATgacaaagaaatattataatttcgcAACAACCTAGCACATACAGCCACATATTATTGTAGTAATAAAACCCGAAAGCTCGTTATCACCAGTTGCCCAACGGACCgatataaaaatacatctacCAGCAAATCTACGCTCGATAACAATACTTTATGGGCTGCTAATAAAATCCTACTCAATAATATAGTAACCttcaataaatgtaattttgttagaGCAAGTTGTAGCAAGAAATATTATAGAGGGCTTAGTAcatgtttgctttacgtttaacgaaaacgaaacgagagcgcgttcagtgctctgattggttgttttatttaagccggccaatcagagcgccgaacgcgctcaaTAAAGATCAATTACAAGAAGAAAGAATATCCTGACTTAAAATGGTTAgcaattatatttacttattaattgaTTAAGCAGCTACTTATtgactataataataaacatttaattgcgCTAAGAATAAATCATTGTGTTGATATTCAATCAAGTTACAAACGCTACAGACTTACAGTAAGTTAATAGTCAGTATATTACCGTgacataattttatagtttgtcGGTATAGAAAACATTAAAGTTAAggaacttaatatttattacttagagAGCAAATGGGAAAACAACTGAAATAGTAACTCCCGAGTTAAAAAGGTCATTTTTTTATGTGGTACCcattatagtaatatttttagtgatGCAACATTGGATGCTTTTGCTATTACCCCATGCCTATGCGCATAACATCTACGCGTCTAAGGGTCTAAGTTCATACCCATATTTACAAGCAccgtttttttatggaataagctggtaaacgagcaccCGAGcatggacaccctaaacaccagaaatgttacaagtgcattactgGAGGAATTgggaattaggaagattgggaaagggataatcgggcctccggtaacctaatttacacaacgaaacacaacgcaagcgttgtttcacgtcagttcaGTTACAAGCGTGATTTCAGTTCTGAAATAACCCGTGAAATTAGTTAGACAGATCAAGAATCGATTGAAAAGATACAtcccaaaataaatacatacaataaatagttaataacCACCAACAATTAAAAAGCACTAAAACTAATTGAGTAATCTTCAGCCCTACCTGAGTAACACAAGCACTGAGTAAAGTAAAGACAGATTATGAGATGAAAATAACCGTGACCGTATAACGATTGAATACTGTTTCCAGAATTCCAATTAGCCAGGTATCATATATAAGTATACTTAGTATATATACACGTAGCTACCAAGTATCACTGTGCAATTTATTACCAACTATAGTGGTAAGTATGAAATGTTTTATAGCCCCGATAAGGCTTCGGACAATTTTACGCCATGAAAAAAATCGTAGTTTTTCTATATATTGAACTTTGTTGTGAGTTACGCAAACGGAAAATCGTTATGTACGTACTTATGGCTATGTATGGTTGTTGCTGAGAGAGTTTCTTAGTTGTGGTGTAAGCAGAACTCTAAAggagaaatcattagatatATGATTTTACGCcaacaacaaaagaa containing:
- the LOC118269052 gene encoding protein real-time isoform X2, whose protein sequence is MVQEYQSPVRVHKFTFEMVMAAYERRFPNCPQIPVVVECLITDDSWSSDDSQRQTTRRCQLNVEAPYLLKKMIGVDYIYFIQKNNLDLKKRVLEIEATNETFSSRVGVVEKCKYYVHPDNPEWTCFEQSALLDVKNFFGLESTVEKIAMKQYAANIAKGKELIDVFMKEVYNDGVTCLNPWKQGAITENRELRRILSRGTEPLSPMLTSESRTHTEPDQYTLDSDYIKRYLGELSPMQESRLLQLRKWIADLQKGKVPSDTTLLRFLRARDFNVEKAREMLSQSLLWRKKHQVDRILSEYETPDVVKQYFPGGWHHHDKDGRPLYILRLGQMDVKGLLKSIGEDGLLKLTLHVCEEGLKLLEEATNASERAVQSWCLLVDLDGLNMRHLWRPGVRALLRIITIVEANYPETMGRVLIVRAPRVFPILWTIVSTFIDENTRSKFLFYGGKDYLQPGGLLDYIPKELIPDFLGGPCKSFVHEGGLVPKSLYVSGAFTEREGDPLSEDSIYRSVSLGKGQVHEVIVPNRDPQSVLTWDFDVLRHDIAFTVYRSDHELSHPPADTTGGGDEAKSVLDQKGWREGEHFHRVEPTLVCHDGESIQGSHVMLECGWYVLQWRCDVLDCTHRAAQLMYFHETLTSHHYKGSMSSLQSGTSGFSCLSGKSVSSSCPSR
- the LOC118269052 gene encoding protein real-time isoform X1, with the translated sequence MVQEYQSPVRVHKFTFEMVMAAYERRFPNCPQIPVVVECLITDDSWSSDDSQRQTTRRCQLNVEAPYLLKKMIGVDYIYFIQKNNLDLKKRVLEIEATNETFSSRVGVVEKCKYYVHPDNPEWTCFEQSALLDVKNFFGLESTVEKIAMKQYAANIAKGKELIDVFMKEVYNDGVTCLNPWKQGAITENRELRRILSRGTEPLSPMLTSESRTHTEPDQYTLDSDYIKRYLGELSPMQESRLLQLRKWIADLQKGKVPSDTTLLRFLRARDFNVEKAREMLSQSLLWRKKHQVDRILSEYETPDVVKQYFPGGWHHHDKDGRPLYILRLGQMDVKGLLKSIGEDGLLKLTLHVCEEGLKLLEEATNASERAVQSWCLLVDLDGLNMRHLWRPGVRALLRIITIVEANYPETMGRVLIVRAPRVFPILWTIVSTFIDENTRSKFLFYGGKDYLQPGGLLDYIPKELIPDFLGGPCKSFVHEGGLVPKSLYVSGAFTEREGDPLSEDSIYRSVSLGKGQVHEVIVPNRDPQSVLTWDFDVLRHDIAFTVYRSDHELSHPPADTTALCVGGGDEAKSVLDQKGWREGEHFHRVEPTLVCHDGESIQGSHVMLECGWYVLQWRCDVLDCTHRAAQLMYFHETLTSHHYKGSMSSLQSGTSGFSCLSGKSVSSSCPSR